The Gloeocapsa sp. DLM2.Bin57 genomic interval CTTGATATTGTTCACCAGGTAAAGGTCCAACGAGGACAACGTTTTCTTGGTCTTCGCGATAGGGTTGGAAATAGACGCCACCGACTTTTTCTTGTAATTCTTCAGGAATGCGATCGGGAGGAGCGATTTTAAAGCCTTCTGGTAACATTAAGACAGCTCCTACGTTTAAACCACCTTTTGAACCATCACCGAGTACCTGCTGAGTGTTTAAATCGTAGGGAATTTTTACCACAGCTTCAAAGACACTGTTAGGAAGTACTGATTGAGGTATTTCTACTTCTGCTGGTTTAGCTGCTAAATGACAGTTAGCACAGACAATTCTTCCTGTAGCTTCTCTAGGGGTTTCTGGTGCGGTTTGTTGCGCCCAAAATGGGTAAGCATGGGCTGCATTAGGTAGGATGACATCGGAGGTAAATAATAGAGCAATGGTGAGAAGCAGGGTTAAAACTACTCTACGACTCATTGCGAGAAGATCAGACATTTTCATTGTTGCTTAAATTACCTTAGTAATGTGGTTTTAAGCCCACCAGGGAGCTTCATTGGTACGAAAATCGGTATCTGTCCAATTGGTAAAGACTACTTTATCATCTTCGGTAACTT includes:
- a CDS encoding apocytochrome f: MSDLLAMSRRVVLTLLLTIALLFTSDVILPNAAHAYPFWAQQTAPETPREATGRIVCANCHLAAKPAEVEIPQSVLPNSVFEAVVKIPYDLNTQQVLGDGSKGGLNVGAVLMLPEGFKIAPPDRIPEELQEKVGGVYFQPYREDQENVVLVGPLPGEQYQEIVFPVLSPDPSQDKNIKFGKYAVHLGANRGRGQLYPTGEASNNTVYNASATGTISAITAQAAGGYEVTINTEDTSVVNKIPAGLDLVVSEGQEITAGQALTNNPNVGGFGQKDTEIVLQSPNRVLGLILFLGGIMLAQIMLVLKKKQVEKVQAAEMNF